Proteins encoded in a region of the Coffea eugenioides isolate CCC68of chromosome 4, Ceug_1.0, whole genome shotgun sequence genome:
- the LOC113769051 gene encoding uncharacterized protein LOC113769051, which yields MAASTAHTLLQIIFTFGVFIAFSSTPVLSEPVCVLGSSDNHLLSYLTFHASRKFQQLKGVRSYLRRINKPAVKIIESPDGDLIDCVPSHLQPAFDLPQLKGQKPQDPPERPNGYDSADILAESFQLWTDSGESCPEGTVPIRRTTEKDVRRAGSLSKFGRKSFNAQLTKVSSDHENAFAFAGGDRYYGAKVNLNVWKANETDLYNFSVSQAWILSGIFSLPVDDTDIIEAGWEINPKLYGDKFPRFFTHWTNDLYLTRGCYNLLCSGFVQTSNRISLGAAISPRLSQGGRQLDFGIMIWMDIKHGNWWLEVGPGLVVGYWPSTLFTHLKSHVDMVQFGGMIVRTKSVGMNSSALMGTDDLSDDGVSKASYFRNLQVVDYFNSLIPLSNFQLLTIDDISCYDIKAGRNDVWGNYFHYGGPGGNPQCHGEKNSTSA from the exons ATGGCTGCTTCTACAGCTCACACATTACTTCAAATCATCTTCACATTTGGTGTATTTATTGCATTTTCCAGTACTCCTGTCTTGTCTGAGCCCGTTTGTGTCTTGGGTTCCAGTGACAACCACCTGTTATCCTATCTAACTTTCCACGCGAGCCGAAAGTTTCAACAACTGAAGGGGGTTAGGAGTTATCTGAGGAGGATCAACAAGCCAGCAGTCAAGATAATTGAG AGTCCTGATGGTGATCTAATAGATTGTGTCCCATCACATCTCCAACCAGCTTTTGATCTCCCTCAGCTGAAAGGACAGAAGCCACAG GATCCACCAGAGAGACCAAATGGCTATGACTCCGCGGATATATTGGCAGAGAGCTTTCAACTATGGACTGATTCTGGTGAATCATGCCCGGAAGGTACCGTGCCTATCAGAAGAACTACAGAGAAAGATGTCCGGAGAGCTGGTTCGCTgagcaaatttggaagaaaatcTTTCAATGCACAGCTAACTAAGGTTAGCAGTGATCATGAG AATGCTTTTGCCTTTGCTGGTGGAGATCGCTACTATGGTGCAAAGGTCAATTTAAATGTCTGGAAAGCTAATGAGACAGACCTATACAACTTCAGTGTGTCGCAAGCCTGGATCCTTTCTGGCATATTTAGCTTACCTGTTGATGATACTGATATCATTGAAGCCGGCTGGGAG ATCAACCCAAAGTTATATGGAGATAAATTCCCTAGATTCTTCACGCATTGGACG AATGATCTATATCTCACAAGGGGATGCTACAACTTACTGTGTTCAGGCTTTGTGCAAACTAGCAACAGAATTTCTTTAGGGGCAGCAATCTCTCCAAGATTATCTCAAGGTGGCAGACAACTTGATTTTGGAATAATGATCTGGATG GACATTAAGCATGGAAACTGGTGGCTTGAAGTCGGACCAGGTTTAGTTGTTGGATACTGGCCATCAACTCTGTTCACTCATCTTAAAAGCCATGTAGACATGGTGCAGTTTGGGGGAATGATAGTCAGAACCAAATCAGTGGGAATGAATTCATCAGCCCTCATGGGAACTGATGATCTTTCAGATGATGGAGTGAGCAAAGCATCATACTTTCGAAACTTGCAAGTTGTTGACTACTTCAATAGCTTGATTCCTTTATCTAATTTTCAACTCCTGACAATTGATGATATAAGTTGTTATGATATAAAAGCTGGAAGAAATGATGTTTGGGGAAATTACTTTCACTATGGTGGTCCTGGAGGGAACCCACAGTGCCATGGAGAGAAAAACAGCACATCTGCGTAG